One window of the Ictidomys tridecemlineatus isolate mIctTri1 chromosome 11, mIctTri1.hap1, whole genome shotgun sequence genome contains the following:
- the LOC144367919 gene encoding phospholipase A2, membrane associated-like produces MSHQPPASQRVQLFKSSCIQEKQDSHLELSSPVSSERSLSMRTLLALAVIMVFGLMWVQGDLLRFNRMISLVTKKNGITKYGAYGCHCGLGGKGAPKDATDRQPELL; encoded by the exons atgTCTCACCAACCCCCAGCTTCCCAGAGGGTGCAGCTATTTAAGAGCAGCTGCATTCAGGAAAAACAAGACAGTCATTTGGAGCTATCCAGTCCAGTATCTTCTGAGAG ATCTCTCAGCATGAGGACCCTCCTGGCACTGGCAGTGATTATGGTCTTTG GCCTAATGTGGGTCCAGGGGGATCTTTTGCGCTTCAATCGCATGATCTCATTGGTGACAAAAAAGAATGGTATAACCAAGTATGGCGCCTATGGTTGCCATTGTGGCCTGGGTGGCAAAGGAGCCCCCAAGGATGCAACGGATCG CCAACCAGAGCTACTGTAG